The following is a genomic window from Strix aluco isolate bStrAlu1 chromosome 3, bStrAlu1.hap1, whole genome shotgun sequence.
tcaggaagaaaacaccctgctgcttcccagctcctggtttcacccaagcccacgcaagggaaggctccctgcccacgccctttcccccgaaatgcaaccccagcccagcaaatgcgagcTGCCAGAAAGTGCAACCTGctaaggagcccgtcccttttcaggcaagtcccaggactctgccactccctactcaacaggcaggctgctggccacactcacactttcagcgcttccaccctggcctccttgcttggcctctccatggcctgcatccagtcctcgtagaggccgacaacgagcagcttgcctgggatgctgcggagaaagtcctgcaaggccaagggcttcaggtgagcctttgaaggttccaggccagccaggagctcttccagctgcagggcagaagcgctcaccttcaggacggcagccagcaggatgacaggctggtttgccaggtccacatctgcgccgcggtcgaggtcctccttcagcttctggagcgccgtccccctgtcggatctgcggaagatcccctccgtcgacggtcctcgctggtgcaggatgtccacgagctcctgcgggagacgcaggagaacagctgcttggctgaagaaacaagtgacggcagaggccagagctctgccccaggctgggctccgccccccccgcaaagggtctggcgccagaagcggtggccgtgggtgaaaagccccgtgccccagccacccccgcagccgctggggacagtggctctggagcagccgcagggagggctggggcttccctgtccaggctggcctacctggatgggccggggcagcgtgccggcctccccgcagagcgctgccaggggctgcccaaagagcgccctgctgcagtcggagcccgcctgccctggcgccggggcagcggacgggctccgccgcagcgcaaacggccagggcagccccctcctcttcctgctggtgcggccgccgctccctcccgctgcaaagggaaagagagcaagagcccgtcagtgggaaccgccaggccagcgctcccggagcctgccctgccctgccctgccctgcctgcagcgcggtgctgagccgtgcggcgggacgggacgggacgggcagggagccggcagctggaaccagggctctggctcagcggctccggctcgcagtctcctgagaaccggcggcacagcgggacagccccgcccagccctcgccctgccctcccccaggccgcgagccgcagcagagggaggctccctgtcccgcagaatcacgtccggcggccgctgcccagcgggtgtccttgctcgtccgggtgacatccgtcctcccttggggtgcccaacctgcggggtgacactcagggaacaagggagcacggctcctcccggctctggccgcggagcagggacccatctgcccggctctggggacagagctcaggcaggcagcacctcgagtgctcagcactgtcgaagggtcccgagcgctcagctctctcctgctgcagcgtgatgcgcaccgatttcctctggccaaagggcagcagcaacagcatcctcagttgtgcagacgtgccggtccaggagaaaagaaggccctccctgcccttcgtccccaaactcacctggtgagcggcaaagtccgcCTTCATTGGTAGGTGGGGCTGTTGGATGCccttgcttgggatcagcctgcaagaaccaggaccctctgccctcctgggctctctgcctcacgcggcaggtttcctcccagcaccaccagcggggacatgcggcgttcctggtggctccccaacgCTCTTTGCACCCGGGGTGGCACCGCaggaccctccctcccccctgcacaggctcaccccactcgccgcacagccctggcaccccggcacagccagaggcgggtgaaaggcagccgttctcacctctgcctggtcctccatcagcctctccaggctcttcttggcgctgaatgtcttccactgggcaggagagaaagagtggaaggaggtgagcagcgacgcctctgctgctcggctggagggccagcgctcggggacagcggccagACGAGAGAGACACTTACGGCGtggcgtcggctcagctccttctgcaggagtttgatggacgggATGTTGGTTactcgggctcccgtggctccttcgggtgtcctgtcaccgggaaaggacagggagagagctggctgagccccaagccacctcttctcccttgtcaggcagctctgcctgagagctgcccgcagccacagcggcagctctccccatctggggagctgtgttcccccatccggccACGCCTGAAGCAaccccctagcttaccccagcagcttgcccagccacagctgcttcagtgcccgggagctgcagaaagagaggagaaccagcgtcaggccccgctgccccccagcccctgggcccctgcacagccttgccccttgggaagggctgaggggcagcacgaggccccgtggggcaggacaggggtgctgcccaagccctggctccctgtgtcctgccagagcagctgcccctgcccttgccttctggggaccaaaaggtgaccaggggatgcaggatgtggaaacgcacccccatccctccctgccggcgtgcagcccgctccctgtccaggctctgcacggagggcagaggccattcacagggtggcgtgggcacggttgggaccctctcctgcccggctgtgggacgtggcaccatgactcacccgaaagtggcaacacaggtgccgctgggccagatgaagatgatggaggtcctgtcgtcgtcgctgccttcctcctcctcttcctctttgacgtcccccgccgcctccttcccgctgctcagcacccacagctggtccagggccaggcggagctgtgggcgcagggtggtgccacgtctgcggagaagagagacaggcagtgagctggaggtggccgccttggggtgcccccgggcagagccctgccccccacctgcccctgtgtggtggtttaggccctgccgggacccgagaggacattgccactgcccctcccctaccctccgaccggaacggggcagggagtgaaatacaaaccccggggctgagataaggagaggtttaatacagcagtgcaacagcaacaaaccgaacaacaagaacgataacaatagcaataacagtaataacaataaacagaacaagggatatactgatacagcagcgaggagagcgaccccacaccacgcgtttaccgactgagtaatcccacaccactgagggatcttctgagaggccgggtaagggagacaattgctcaacctcctccagggcagctataccaaaggcccaccagtactctcttgggtctttaaagtaccctctcctcaggtaatctgtacctaggatgcacggggcatctgggccagtcacaatggggtgcttatgccagtccttcccagttaagcttacttcagcttctaatagggtcagctgttgggatccccctgtcactccggagatgcagatgggttcaaccccactgtagtttgatggcatcagggtgcactgtgcgccagtatctaccaaggccttatatgcTTGTacgtctgatgtgccaggccatcggatccacaccgtccagtaaatccgattatccctttcctccacctggctggaggcagggcccctctaatcctgctcaccatcactcacttgttctaagagtgactcctgcaagaatgactcacttgtcccctcaagaaggtcaagcataacgttggccattctattctgtctgggggatttccgactggacactggagctgcgtctctcttggaagactcccctttcatggtggctttccctttcaggtgctgtacttgtgcagctagggcgggagtgggctgtccatcccacctcctcacgttttctccatggtcgcggaggaagaatcacagggtaccccgtgctgtgtcccttccactgcccttctcttgggtggggaagtgcctgcttctaatggctgagacatcggcccgtgcaggtggaatgtaggacgtgtcctcttccactttctggagcctctgaggcagttcccttacagctgaaacccaggcatgttgggaggaagggagatttccctcatattgccggagctggccagccacttcgtccactgtctgagtgtgggtgtctcgccaccaggacgctactgccagtgctttggaatgtgcctctggtgcactttgcaggaacttctgccacatcagctgtgtgcaagggacctgatctggatccatgggccaTCAttgagatcaccataaaccatgtcaaacacagccaattccctgaggttctgaatgcctttctccgtgttggtccacttgcctaaccgacatagaacatcatccttgtaggggcacctctcccttacactgagcaggagtcgcctccaaaggctgagggtttgagcctgtttccctatggccttgtcaataccagcctccctggctaaagatcccagctgcttggcctctctcccctccaattccaaaacaccagctccactatcccagcatcggagcagccaggtgcaaatttgctcgcctggaaggcgtctgaaatccttccgcatatctcgcaactcactgagggatagagatcggatggttacctccggctcttcctcctgctctcgtgatgggcctggttcatcatcaccctgtgcactgcgaggggattttttggtatatttggttttccgtgtcggggcgactcatactggcactgcctgtccccctggcccagctgctgtgctggtggaggcgactggtactggcactgcctgtccccctggcccagctgctgtaccagcaggttcactttcagatcctgcagccctttctcccccttgagggcagtgatcagtgttaaagatgacacggtaggcatgggcaagcccccagcacatcgcaacgagttgtgtctcccggggtttgtcacattggcaacacaccttttccaaacactccaccagtttatcaggactctgcacttgtttgggagcgagatcccaaagcactgggggtgaccactgactcaggcacttgcccatcttttcccacacaccttgccatttataactatctgccctcggggcaggtttccgggtggtgccattattggagaagtaccgcatggcccaaaacaagatctggcagacattcagaaagcgctgtgccgcaaacacactggcctgggtgctccaaggatagctaaaactctcaaaaaccgagagcatctcttcccctggctcacccacagaggcggtgagacccctaacgaaagcccaggcagcaaacagctaccggttcacccgcacaagcagtgatgcaagcacattataagcagtcagtagccagtatagcaaaataaaacccttgacacattttccaccgataacaaacgccagcactgggaacacacaggggatataaggattaatccagccccaccacgcaagcaagttggccagcactgcaaatgttccttatcaaacaaatacgaataaaaccagaaaaatggcacctaacagatggctctaacacaccttctccttgtgtc
Proteins encoded in this region:
- the LOC141921602 gene encoding T-cell activation Rho GTPase-activating protein-like, which encodes MKADFAAHQAGSDCSRALFGQPLAALCGEAGTLPRPIQELVDILHQRGPSTEGIFRRSDRGTALQKLKEDLDRGADVDLANQPVILLAAVLKDFLRSIPGKLLVVGLYEDWMQAMERPSKEARVEALKVVAEKLPAAHLLLLQRLISLLQSIGHHVSTSRMTASNLAICLGPNLLGPPDEDLLPLEAMLEVTEKVGG